A genomic region of Rhipicephalus sanguineus isolate Rsan-2018 chromosome 3, BIME_Rsan_1.4, whole genome shotgun sequence contains the following coding sequences:
- the LOC119388242 gene encoding replication factor C subunit 4: MHAFLKTANPNLILPKEKAKEPKQVPKKPVHIPWVEKYRPKTVDDVAHQDEVVSVLKKSLQGADLPNLLFYGPPGTGKTSTILALARELFGDMYKSRILELNASDERGIQVVRDKIKTFSQLTASSTGPDGKPCPPFKIVILDEADSMTASAQAALRRTMEKETRTTRFCLICNYISRIIDPLTSRCSKFRFKPLPKEVLIERLRSICTAEAVQCDDQVLDFLMDACEGDMRRAITLFQSVSRLKCNEPVTSHDVAEVAGIIPKQWIDGLLTSCASNSYEKLSATVEDLVLEGFAASQLFSQLHDAIVLSNKYDDKQKSAIAEKLAICDHRLLEGADEYLQIMDLCVTIMNQICSVQH, from the exons ATGCACGCATTTTTGAAAACGGCCAACCCAAACCTAATCCTTCCCAAGGAGAAAGCTAAGGAACCCAAGCAGGTACCGAAGAAACCAGTGCATATTCCATGGGTGGAAAAATA CCGGCCCAAAACCGTCGACGATGTGGCTCACCAAGATGAAGTGGTCTCTGTCCTTAAAAAGTCGCTTCAGGGAGCCGAC CTCCCAAATCTCCTGTTCTATGGACCGCCAGGAACGGGGAAGACGTCCACTATACTTGCTCTTGCCCGAGAACTCTTTGG AGACATGTATAAGAGTCGCATTCTGGAGCTGAATGCTTCTGATGAACGTGGCATCCAGGTTGTCCGAGATAAAATCAAGACGTTTTCACAACTCACAGCAAGTAGTACAGGACCTGA TGGCAAACCGTGTCCACCGTTCAAGATTGTAATTCTAGACGAAGCGGATTCCATGACCGCAAGTGCTCAG GCAGCCTTGCGTCGTACCATGGAGAAGGAGACGAGGACAACTCGTTTCTGTCTCATCTGTAACTACATAAGCAG aATCATAGACCCACTGACATCGCGTTGCTCAAAGTTCCGGTTCAAGCCTTTGCCTAAGGAAGTTCTAATAGAACGCCTACGCAGCATATGTACAGCTGAAGCAGTTCAATGCGATGATCAG GTGCTGGACTTTCTTATGGATGCTTGCGAAGGAGATATGCGAAGAGCAATCACCCTTTTCCAAAGTGTTTCTCGGCTTAAATGTAATGAACCTGTAACCTCCCATGATGTGGCTGAAGTTGCTGGG ATCATTCCAAAGCAGTGGATTGATGGCCTGCTTACGAGCTGTGCATCGAACTCATATGAGAAGCTCAGTGCAACAGTTGAG GACCTCGTGCTTGAAGGCTTTGCGGCATCGCAACTTTTCAGCCAGCTGCACGATGCCATTGTATTGAGCAACAAGTACGATGACAAACAGAAGTCAGCAATAGCCGAGAAGCTTGCT ATATGTGACCACAGACTGCTTGAAGGCGCTGACGAGTACCTCCAAATAATGGACCTATGTGTCACAATTATGAACCAAATTTGCAGTGTCCAGCATTAG